The following DNA comes from Magnolia sinica isolate HGM2019 chromosome 18, MsV1, whole genome shotgun sequence.
GCTAATCCTTGGGATTTCCACGATCATGAAAGATAGTTCTCACTATTTGACTATTTACCTTCTTAACATTTCCATAGAAAACAACATTGCACTCCAAACAGTGGACTCTAGTTTCCTTTTCActattttccatgtcatttttcCAGGGGGGTTTCCATATCCACATTTTAAACAGTCCCAAGTTCACCAACTAAAACAAAACCCCTACGGGAAGATGAAAAATCGTGTGCTACGAACAAGAACAAATAAATGCAAAGGCCAATAAAACATGATAGCAGTATtgaaagattattattattttttttcttttaggattagcAGAATTAAAACAGTTTGACAATAAAGGTTGTACACATACAAGAGTTTTCCTGGTCAATCAAATAACTGACCTTCAACTGCCTGCTGGGAAGATCCTTATAAAGCTCACTCCATCTTTGGATTGACCACCCCATATATTGCAAAATGGCCTCCACCAAAAGCAGTCCACTTAGAGCATCTCCCACAGCCTGATTGATTAGCTTACTGACTGCCAACAGTCTCAAAGCAGCCTTTTGACACTCAGAACCTAAGGTAAACAATAATAAGATAATTTATAACagtaaattaatattaatatgtGGATAATATATTAAATGTAAAGCGGTTCTAAATTTCTAATACAGTGACATCTGAGGACAATGTGCTGACCTTCATCTGTAGAAGCAAGATCATTATTTCTACCCTCCAACCAGCAGCAGAAGTGTTCCGAAAACAGAATAGTTCCATGCCCATTTGCCTCgaagtatatcccaatatcaTACTCGGCAGCTTTCTCATGCAAGTATTTCACTCCGGTGGGTGTCAATACAACTTCTAGACCCAGCTGTTTGAGGTAGTCCGTTGATGCTCCATTTGCATATGCAGTCTGCACGACGCCAAGCTTGACCAGATAAGCAttctcttctttttcctctttgcACAGAATAAACAACTGCTCCTTGATAAATAATGCAAAAAGAGATAATATCTTGTCTCCATCAACAAGATCAATGCTACTGCTATTTCTGGATAAAACCCGAAAATATACGAGTCTATCAGCATCTCCATCCAAACTAGCACACCTGAAACACTAAACCACCTATACAGTAAGCATTTAATTAGGATTGAAGTCAATATCCAATGTACACAACACTGATAATCCAAGACAAGAAGCAGACAGCTAACCTTATCCCGTCATCATTTGAGCCAAACCCACATGGAACAACCTTCTCCTTCTGCACAAAATCAGCGCCAACTCCTTCGTTAAgaattccttctccttctttaccTGAATTCTTGACCTCGATTACCAAACCCTTCAACTGTTTCTTCAACTCTTCAAGCTTTTCTCCTCCTACACCATTTGCTCCATCTACCGTTAATTTTACATCCACAGCATCACTCATCATTTCTGTGGGGACTAAATCCATTAGGCACCTGCATCCATTATTGAAATACTGACCAATCAATGAGGAATTCAATAAACATATGATGTTTTATTGGTGAATATGATGTAACTAGCTAGGTTTCTTACAAACTGACCCGAAAGAGCTGGAGAGTTGTGTGTAGTAATCACATTCGGATGCCTTCATGCCCTTATTTCTACAACGAACCATCCAATGAAGTTGTGGGGTTGTTAAAATCCCCATGTTGACAGCAATTGCGCCAATTATAGCACTGATTCCCTTTTATCCAACAGGTTGGGTCAAGTAATTGCAGGTTGAATATATAACAAAATGGCAATTGCTTGGCAAATCTAGAATAATCCATACTTGTTTTGCAGCTTCAAGGAGAGCTTCTCCGCTAGGCCTTGTGTCTCTAGCCAACAAAATTTCTGCAGACTGGACTCCTCCAAATGGTATATTCTCCTTCTTCACAAACTGAGATatcaactggaaaaaaaaaaaacaaaaaaaacaaaacaaaaataatgtGTATGATGTCTTATCATACAAACCATTTATTCAAGTAATATTCAGAAAAGCATAAATATCAACCAATATTTCATAGGTACAAACAGAGTTCACAACATTTGCATGATTTATCAAGGTGATAACACGCGCACACACATGCAAATAGGGAAATGCTAGCGTCCCCACCTCCATGGGGATGTGagtagcaatgttttaaatatcaacgatatcggccgatatatcccacgatatatcttgtatcccaatTGTGTGATACAAAACGCACATGTAGTGACAATATATCCCAcgtgttcgatccggtgagcattttcaatgtCCAATCCCTTTTttggttgaaattatgttaaatcagtgtcaaatgattataaatccattggttctttatgttttgcatgaaaaatcatggagttggagctttgttTTCGATATCCCTTGGTTCTTCatattctccattttttttttcaaaattttccttcaaacaGCTgtgaattgagactaatttcgaagtatttaggagtatttgatgaaatgatcaacaCATAcaatctaatttcaaaatttgactattggtggtccgatttggggaaaattgggaaaaaatcgAGATTTCCCTAATTTCTCCCTCCAATTTTTcctaaattgcttgcaatgttgcgcACTCTAAACATGACtttaaacatgaaatcaagcatgtatgagggctgatctactaatttttcaagtccttgtcaattttcggaaaataaaaatcaatttttaattaaaaattaaaaaaaagttattaaaatattattattattttcgaaatttccctttaattagttgtcaattgagaccaatttcaaagtatttaagagtgtttattaaaatgatcatcacatacactctaaatgttatgcattcaatttgaatatagttacattagttcagttagaTAGCGCATAGCTTGGGACCCTATACGAAGGAAAactattatgtacacttcttttttgagatatgatgatttaaaagtgtgtattaaggtctttttaaacaatccatgaagtttcattgaaaatttcaaccattttcacaatgtttccccatgtttcccaaaaagcgtgataaattacccgatataaATGATATATCCGGTGCGATAACTAATACGTATCTGTAttccaagggtgtgatacgtaacgcaataccgatatttcaaacactagtGAGTATTGTCCCAGAGCTTTTAATTTACATTGATGACCAACAGATCCTGAGGTCCATTTATTCATATCACTAGGCCCAAGCTATGGCGGAACACACAACACAGCGTGACCAGATGATCCTAAACTTTGAAGGTTGGCCAATTTGTTGCCACAATATGTTTTTTTATGAGCCATGGGTCGGATGGTTAGCATCGTTAGACCAAAGTGCTTCTTTCAAATCATAAGCAatcaatggtggggcctactaAATGGATGTTTCAAGATGACGATTGAATCTATTTTGTTTTTCTACCCAATTTTGAACgtccatttttcatgctattAATTGGATGATAGAATCATCCAACTAACACAATTTCGTGCCATAGTTTGGCCTTATAGTATGAATTATCGGACAGTCCGAACCAATAATTGGCTGTCACATGTGTCATTTAAAATATTTGGGGACATCGCAAGATCCTAGTGAAGGTGTGCATGGTAGCAACCAAATTGGGGATGTTGGCAATGCCCCCAAAGCTTTAAATCGCAAGCGGGATGGCCAATCATTGATCCAAACGGATCACTCGTTCCATAACATTTGCGGCTGGACATGACCCAAGTGTGGGTCATTTAGTCATAAGCTTCCATTTCTGAGCCATAGGTTGAACACTTAGCATCATCTGACTAAAGTGCTTCCTTGGAATCATAAGAAATCAACGGTGGGGCCTGTTGAATAGATGACTTGAAATGACACTGTTAATTGataaatcttgaccatccattgttCATGCTATTGCTTGGGTGGTTAGCATCATCCAATTAATATGATTTTTATGACATGGCTAGCCAGCAGTGGTCAAAGAATGGATATTCTGTTCCAGCTAGATGATTGGGCAGACCAAAATGTCGTTTAAAAACTTTATAGATGATGCTACCATCCCTACCTTTCAATACAAATTT
Coding sequences within:
- the LOC131232647 gene encoding phosphoacetylglucosamine mutase, with the protein product MEEEKQRSILLESASRFPPPQGVKLSYGTSGFRADASILASTVFRVGILAALRSLKTRSVIGLMITASHNRVSDNGIKIADPHGGMMTQEWEPFADAIANASDAEDLVQLISQFVKKENIPFGGVQSAEILLARDTRPSGEALLEAAKQGISAIIGAIAVNMGILTTPQLHWMVRCRNKGMKASECDYYTQLSSSFGCLMDLVPTEMMSDAVDVKLTVDGANGVGGEKLEELKKQLKGLVIEVKNSGKEGEGILNEGVGADFVQKEKVVPCGFGSNDDGIRCASLDGDADRLVYFRVLSRNSSSIDLVDGDKILSLFALFIKEQLFILCKEEKEENAYLVKLGVVQTAYANGASTDYLKQLGLEVVLTPTGVKYLHEKAAEYDIGIYFEANGHGTILFSEHFCCWLEGRNNDLASTDEGSECQKAALRLLAVSKLINQAVGDALSGLLLVEAILQYMGWSIQRWSELYKDLPSRQLKVKVADRTAVITANEETVVVKPLGLQEAINTEIAKYPQARSFIRPSGTEDVIRVYAEASTQEAADSLAQSVARHVDHFLGFGSSHK